A window of the Gossypium arboreum isolate Shixiya-1 chromosome 2, ASM2569848v2, whole genome shotgun sequence genome harbors these coding sequences:
- the LOC108466697 gene encoding LOW QUALITY PROTEIN: probable beta-D-xylosidase 7 (The sequence of the model RefSeq protein was modified relative to this genomic sequence to represent the inferred CDS: substituted 1 base at 1 genomic stop codon) — translation MKFEQLCLVSLTLFIHVASTTTPPFSCDSSDPTTKNYPFCQTTLPFTQRARDLVSMLTLDEKISQLVNSAPAIPRLGIPAYEWWSEALHGVSNVGPGIKFDGTIKAATSFPQVILAAASFDAYQYTNXYLLKKAIGREARAIYNAGEAKGLTFWAPNINIFRDPRWGRGQETPGEDPLVAGKYAASYIRGIQGDTFEGGKLGQHLQASACCKHFTAYDLDNWKGMNRFVFDARVTVQDLADTYQPPFEKCVREGGGSCMMCAYNRVNGVPSCADPNLSKTVRGEWDFKGYIASDCDAVAIIYDAQGYAKSPQDAVADVLRAGMDVNCGSYLQKYTKSAILQKKLSESQVDRALHNLFAIRMRLGLFNGNPLHNPFGNNRADQICSSEHQILALEAARNGIVLLKNHTKLLPLPKSAVSLAVIGPNAKSPQTLVGNYAGPPCESTTPLQALQSYVKDTVYHPGCDTVSCSSVAIDEAVDIAKQAHFVVLIMGLDQTQEREALDRVDLLLPGRQKELITSVAKSAKKPVVLVLLSGGPIDVSFAKDDPRIGAILWAGYPGQGGGIALAEIIFGDHNPGGRLPVTWYPQDYTKVPMTDMRMRPDSFSDYPGRTYRFYEGDKVFEFGYGLSYSKYSYKFTHVSRKNLYLNHSSSLHTTRTWDSVGYKLVSELGTQVCDGNKFKVGVGVKNDGEMSGKHPVLLFARQGKVGDGRVKKQLIGFQSVVLGGGERGEIEFEVSPCEDLSRANEYGVMVMDEGRHFLVVGDDKLPVTIII, via the exons ATGAAGTTTGAACAACTGTGTTTGGTTTCCTTAACATTGTTCATCCATGTTGCTTCAACAACTACGCCCCCATTTTCATGTGATTCATCGGACCCAACAACAAAAAACTACCCATTTTGCCAAACTACACTCCCCTTTACTCAAAGGGCTAGGGACCTTGTTTCGATGTTGACCTTAGATGAGAAAATCTCTCAACTTGTTAACTCAGCTCCTGCAATTCCACGACTTGGTATCCCCGCCTACGAGTGGTGGTCGGAGGCACTGCATGGTGTTTCCAATGTCGGGCCTGGCATCAAGTTCGACGGTACTATCAAAGCCGCCACTAGCTTCCCTCAAGTCATTCTCGCTGCCGCTTCTTTTGATGCTTATCAAT ACACTAATTAATACTTGTTAAAGAAGGCTATTGGAAGAGAAGCAAGGGCAATATATAATGCAGGAGAGGCAAAAGGGTTAACATTTTGGGCACCAAATATTAACATATTTAGGGACCCCAGATGGGGAAGAGGGCAGGAAACACCAGGGGAAGATCCACTTGTTGCAGGGAAATATGCAGCCTCGTACATAAGAGGGATACAGGGTGACACTTTTGAAGGAGGGAAACTTGGGCAGCATCTTCAAGCTTCAGCTTGTTGTAAGCATTTTACAGCTTATGATTTGGATAACTGGAAGGGAATGAACCGGTTTGTCTTTGATGCTCGG GTTACGGTGCAAGATTTAGCGGATACATACCAGCCACCGTTCGAGAAGTGCGTAAGGGAAGGAGGAGGGAGTTGCATGATGTGCGCATACAATAGAGTGAATGGAGTGCCAAGCTGTGCAGATCCCAACTTGTCAAAGACGGTGAGAGGAGAATGGGATTTCAAAGG GTATATAGCATCGGACTGTGATGCGGTGGCCATCATCTATGACGCACAAGGATACGCCAAATCACCCCAAGATGCTGTCGCTGATGTTCTAAGAGCTG GCATGGATGTCAACTGCGGATCCTACCTGCAGAAATACACGAAATCAGCAATACTGCAGAAAAAACTGTCTGAATCCCAAGTAGACCGAGCTCTCCATAATCTCTTTGCTATTAGAATGAGGTTAGGACTTTTCAATGGCAATCCGCTGCACAATCCTTTCGGCAACAACAGGGCCGATCAAATTTGCTCCTCCGAGCACCAGATTCTAGCACTCGAAGCTGCTCGTAACGGCATTGTCCTTTTGAAGAACCATACAAAGCTCCTTCCGCTTCCGAAGTCAGCCGTGTCCCTGGCTGTAATTGGCCCTAATGCAAAATCCCCGCAGACACTTGTAGGAAACTATGCAGGTCCTCCATGCGAGTCTACTACTCCTTTGCAAGCTCTACAGAGCTACGTTAAGGACACCGTTTACCATCCGGGTTGCGATACTGTTTCTTGTTCGAGCGTTGCGATTGACGAAGCAGTCGATATAGCTAAACAAGCACATTTCGTGGTGTTGATAATGGGGTTAGACCAAACTCAAGAAAGAGAGGCGCTTGATCGTGTCGATTTATTGCTTCCTGGGAGGCAAAAGGAACTCATCACCAGTGTCGCAAAATCCGCTAAGAAACCAGTTGTTTTGGTGCTTCTCTCTGGTGGTCCAATTGATGTATCTTTTGCCAAGGATGATCCCAGAATCGGAGCCATTTTGTGGGCTGGTTATCCCGGACAAGGAGGTGGTATTGCCCTTGCCGAAATAATCTTTGGTGATCATAATCCAG GAGGGAGACTGCCGGTAACTTGGTATCCACAAGATTATACCAAAGTACCGATGACAGACATGCGAATGAGACCAGACTCGTTTTCGGATTATCCGGGTCGCACTTACAGATTCTATGAAGGAGACAAAGTGTTTGAATTCGGCTATGGCCTTAGTTACTCAAAATATTCATACAAATTCACTCATGTGTCCCGAAAGAATCTTTACTTGAACCATTCATCAAGTTTACATACAACTAGGACCTGGGATTCCGTAGGGTACAAGCTTGTATCGGAGCTAGGCACGCAAGTGTGTGATGGAAACAAGTTCAAGGTTGGTGTGGGAGTGAAAAATGATGGGGAGATGAGCGGTAAACATCCGGTATTGTTGTTTGCGAGGCAAGGAAAGGTTGGAGATGGGAGGGTGAAGAAACAATTGATTGGTTTCCAAAGTGTGGTTCTAGGTGGAGGGGAAAGGGGTGAGATTGAGTTTGAGGTAAGTCCCTGTGAGGATCTAAGTAGGGCTAATGAATATGGGGTGATGGTAATGGATGAAGGAAGGCATTTCTTGGTTGTAGGAGATGATAAATTGCCGGTTACTATTATAATCTGA
- the LOC108467213 gene encoding probable beta-D-xylosidase 7, with translation MSESRWNENGDLVGLIKTLPALYFTAQKIVTKMKLKYPFVLIHISTVVLILAESSRPPFACDSSHPLTKSYPFCKPTLPINQRVQDLISRLTLDEKISQLVNSAPPIPRLGIPEYEWWSEALHGVAYFPGLHTGMSLNGTIQSATSFPQVILTAASFDVHLWYRIGQAIGREARAIYNAGQATGMTFWAPNINIFRDPRWGRGQETPGEDPVVTGKYAVSFVRGIQGDTFEGGKLGHHLQASACCKHFTAYDLDNWKGVNRFVFNAKVSLQDLADTYMPPFRSCIEEGKASGIMCAYNRVNGVPNCADYNLLSKTARAQWGFDGYITSDCDAVSIIHEEQGYAKLPEDAVADVLKAGMDVNCGNYLKNYTKSAVVKRKLPISEIDRALHNLFSVRMRLGLFDGNPLQQPFGKIGPDQVCSQEHQNLALEAARNSIVLLKNTYRLLPFSKAKTTSLAVIGPNANSAKTLLGNYAGIPCKTVTPLQGLQRYVKDIRYHPGCNAVNCSYALTDQAVKVAKGAEYVVLVMGLDQTQEREELDRVDLVLSPKQQNLISILARAAKNPVVLVLLSGGPVDISFAKNDKHIGSILWAGYPGEAGGLALAEIIFGDHNPGGRLPVTWYPQSFVKVPMTDMRMRPEPSSGYPGRTYRFYQGQKVFEFGYGLSYSNYSYEFLPVAQNKVYLNHQIKSPKAELENSNALKHVPVSELGTELCSKRIPVTVRAQNHGDMAGRHPLLLFVRSAKAGNGRPEKQLVGFQSVILNAGERADVEFELSPCEHLSTVNEDGLMVIEEGSHLLSIEDKESEITVIL, from the exons ATGAGTGAGAGTAGATGGAATGAAAACGGTGACCTTGTCGGTCTTATAAAAACGCTTCCTGCTCTCTACTTCACAGCTCAAAAAATAGTAACGAAGATGAAGTTGAAATATCCCTTTGTCCTCATTCACATTAGCACAGTGGTGCTTATCTTAGCAGAGTCAAGTCGGCCGCCATTTGCCTGCGATTCATCTCACCCACTAACCAAATCTTACCCATTCTGCAAACCTACACTTCCCATCAACCAAAGAGTCCAAGATCTCATCTCCAGGCTCACATTAGATGAGAAAATATCCCAACTCGTTAACTCAGCTCCACCCATTCCTAGACTCGGCATCCCCGAGTATGAATGGTGGTCCGAAGCCTTACATGGTGTTGCCTATTTCCCCGGTTTACATACTGGTATGAGTCTCAACGGGACCATTCAGTCCGCCACTAGTTTCCCCCAAGTCATTCTCACTGCTGCTTCCTTCGATGTTCATCTTTGGTACCGCATTGGTCAGGCAA TTGGAAGGGAAGCTAGAGCCATATATAATGCTGGACAAGCTACGGGGATGACATTTTGGGCACCAAATATTAACATATTTAGGGACCCAAGGTGGGGAAGAGGCCAAGAGACACCAGGTGAGGATCCTGTTGTTACTGGGAAATATGCAGTCTCGTTCGTGAGAGGCATACAAGGGGATACTTTTGAAGGAGGGAAACTTGGCCATCATCTTCAAGCTTCAGCTTGTTGTAAGCATTTTACAGCTTATGATTTGGATAACTGGAAAGGAGTCAAccgttttgtctttaatgcaaag GTTAGTTTACAGGATTTAGCAGATACATATATGCCTCCATTTAGGAGTTGCATAGAGGAAGGTAAAGCCAGTGGGATAATGTGTGCTTACAATCGTGTTAATGGAGTCCCCAATTGTGCAGATTACAATCTCTTGTCAAAAACAGCCAGAGCACAATGGGGTTTCGATGG GTACATAACATCTGACTGTGATGCTGTCTCCATCATTCATGAGGAACAAGGATATGCTAAATTACCAGAGGATGCAGTGGCCGATGTTCTTAAAGCTG GAATGGATGTCAACTGTGGTAACTATTTGAAGAACTACACCAAATCAGCTGTCGTAAAGAGAAAATTGCCTATATCTGAAATAGATAGAGcccttcataaccttttctctgTTCGAATGAGACTGGGGCTTTTCGATGGCAATCCACTACAACAGCCTTTTGGTAAGATTGGTCCAGACCAAGTTTGTTCCCAAGAGCATCAGAATCTTGCCCTTGAGGCTGCTCGCAACAGCATTGTCCTTTTAAAAAACACCTACAGACTCCTCCCATTTTCGAAAGCAAAAACTACTTCTCTTGCAGTAATAGGCCCTAATGCCAATTCTGCAAAAACACTACTTGGCAACTATGCAGGCATTCCTTGCAAAACTGTTACACCTCTGCAAGGGTTGCAAAGATATGTTAAAGACATCAGGTATCACCCAGGTTGTAATGCAGTTAACTGTTCTTATGCTTTGACTGACCAAGCTGTGAAAGTAGCAAAAGGGGCAGAATATGTGGTGTTAGTAATGGGATTGGATCAAACCCAAGAGAGGGAAGAACTTGATCGTGTAGACTTGGTTCTTTCACCAAAGCAACAGAACCTGATCTCTATACTCGCAAGAGCAGCTAAGAATCCAGTTGTTTTGGTGCTTCTTTCTGGAGGTCCAGTGGATATAAGCTTTGCCAAAAACGATAAACACATTGGAAGCATTCTATGGGCTGGTTATCCAGGTGAAGCTGGAGGTCTTGCATTAGCAGAAATTATATTTGGCGATCACAATCCAG GAGGGAGGTTACCGGTTACTTGGTATCCACAGAGTTTTGTTAAAGTACCTATGACAGACATGAGAATGCGTCCTGAACCATCATCAGGCTATCCTGGACGCACTTACAGGTTCTACCAAGGACAAAAGGTTTTTGAATTTGGTTATGGTCTGAGCTACTCAAACTATTCTTATGAATTTCTCCCTGTAGCACAAAACAAGGTCTATTTAAACCATCAGATAAAGTCTCCAAAGGCTGAGCTTGAGAACTCAAATGCTCTCAAACACGTACCAGTTTCAGAGTTGGGAACAGAACTTTGCAGTAAGAGAATCCCAGTCACAGTTAGAGCTCAAAACCATGGTGATATGGCAGGTAGGCATCCACTTTTGCTATTTGTCAGGTCAGCAAAAGCTGGTAATGGAAGGCCTGAAAAACAACTGGTTGGATTCCAGAGTGTTATTCTGAATGCTGGGGAAAGAGCAGATGTTGAATTTGAGTTGAGCCCTTGCGAGCATCTTAGCACAGTCAATGAAGATGGTTTGATGGTCATTGAGGAAGGTTCTCATCTCTTGAGCATTGAAGACAAAGAATCTGAGATAACAGTCATCCTATGA
- the LOC108462268 gene encoding uncharacterized protein LOC108462268 isoform X1, translated as MMAAAAWRSLLPVIMISIFMVYEEWVSFPSCKLLPSTTYSPDKHVENVDDSLEDLKVMMVANLLLLGSEAGFVNLYFRDYYMSKFFEKSFQSLNPDMLLVLGDVSAKGSELSRTKWLSVLHQFDNMLGPFLDLPLHVILGDRDVGECSGLCSNSVNWIARNFPGLDSSGCGAFEISNISFVSLNAVALICGNNKLRFDVEKVIERESVDLQMEIEGMDEANNGFGMFSEMSNDFRWRVNAMKSGSGSGSGPVLLLHFPLYRSGKTHIAEGSTFKSIIDPSGKVPASAQGEGFSGTGPYDLSQTVPPNATEYIFHALKPRIIFSAHTQEFSDHTHSDGTREVTIPAMTWKVRDDPGFIVATFQRNKSAGAKSTRVGTWACGQPMWLIRACGLPVWKCLGRVDPENNSICPFWLVFRSFRSQMLY; from the exons ATGATGGCAGCAGCTGCTTGGAGGTCTTTATTGCCTGTAATAATGATCTCTATTTTCATGGTATACGAAGAGTGGGTCTCCTTCCCTTCTTGCAAACTCCTCCCAAGCACCACCTACAGTCCCGACAAACATGTCGAGAACGTAGATGATTCGCTGGAGGATCTTAAGGTTATGATGGTTGCCAACTTGCTCTTGCTTGGCTCCGAAGCTGGTTTTGTCAACCTCTATTTCAGAGACTATTACATGTCCAAGTTTTTCGAG AAATCTTTTCAGAGTTTGAACCCTGATATGCTACTAGTCTTAGGTGATGTTTCTGCGAAAGGGTCAGAGTTGTCAAGAACTAAATGGTTATCGGTGCTACATCAGTTTGATAACATGTTGGGTCCATTTCTTGATCTCCCTTTACATGTTATTCTTGGTGATAGGGATGTTGGAGAGTGTAGTGGTCTTTGTTCAAACTCTGTTAATTGGATAGCTAGGAATTTTCCGGGGTTGGATTCATCGGGATGTGGTGCTTTCGAAATTAGCAATATCAGCTTTGTTTCACTTAACGCTGTTGCGTTGATTTGTGGTAACAATAAACTCCGTTTTGACGTTGAGAAGGTTATAGAAAGGGAAAGTGTGGATCTACAAATGGAAATAGAAGGCATGGATGAAGCAAACAATGGGTTTGGCATGTTTAGCGAAATGTCCAATGACTTTAGGTGGAGAGTAAATGCTATGAAATCGGGTTCTGGTTCTGGTTCTGGTCCTGTCCTATTACTTCATTTTCCCTTGTATCGGTCGGGGAAGACCCATATAGCAGAAGGTAGTACTTTCAAGTCTATCATTGATCCATCGGGCAAAGTTCCAGCTTCAGCACAGGGCGA AGGCTTTTCTGGGACCGGCCCTTATGATCTATCGCAGACTGTCCCACCAAATGCTACTGAATACATTTTTCATGCTCTTAAACCCAG GATTATTTTTAGTGCTCACACACAAGAATTTAGTGACCACACTCACTCAGATGGGACTCGAGAGGTAACAATTCCAGCCATGACATGGAAAGTGAGGGATGATCCAGGTTTTATTGTTGCAACCTTCCAAAGGAACAAAAGTGCA GGTGCAAAATCgacacgggttggcacatgggcgtgtggccagcccatgtggctcatacgggcgtgtggcttacccgtgtggaaatgcctaggccgtgtggatcCTGAAAACAACTCTATTTGTCCTTTTTGGCTTGTTTTTCGCTCCTTTCGGTCTCAAATGCTCTACTAA
- the LOC108462268 gene encoding uncharacterized protein LOC108462268 isoform X2: protein MMAAAAWRSLLPVIMISIFMVYEEWVSFPSCKLLPSTTYSPDKHVENVDDSLEDLKVMMVANLLLLGSEAGFVNLYFRDYYMSKFFEKSFQSLNPDMLLVLGDVSAKGSELSRTKWLSVLHQFDNMLGPFLDLPLHVILGDRDVGECSGLCSNSVNWIARNFPGLDSSGCGAFEISNISFVSLNAVALICGNNKLRFDVEKVIERESVDLQMEIEGMDEANNGFGMFSEMSNDFRWRVNAMKSGSGSGSGPVLLLHFPLYRSGKTHIAEGSTFKSIIDPSGKVPASAQGEGFSGTGPYDLSQTVPPNATEYIFHALKPRIIFSAHTQEFSDHTHSDGTREVTIPAMTWKVRDDPGFIVATFQRNKSAVSVTYCSVARESHILIAYTVALVLFLFFIIVSNTLEPKGLS, encoded by the exons ATGATGGCAGCAGCTGCTTGGAGGTCTTTATTGCCTGTAATAATGATCTCTATTTTCATGGTATACGAAGAGTGGGTCTCCTTCCCTTCTTGCAAACTCCTCCCAAGCACCACCTACAGTCCCGACAAACATGTCGAGAACGTAGATGATTCGCTGGAGGATCTTAAGGTTATGATGGTTGCCAACTTGCTCTTGCTTGGCTCCGAAGCTGGTTTTGTCAACCTCTATTTCAGAGACTATTACATGTCCAAGTTTTTCGAG AAATCTTTTCAGAGTTTGAACCCTGATATGCTACTAGTCTTAGGTGATGTTTCTGCGAAAGGGTCAGAGTTGTCAAGAACTAAATGGTTATCGGTGCTACATCAGTTTGATAACATGTTGGGTCCATTTCTTGATCTCCCTTTACATGTTATTCTTGGTGATAGGGATGTTGGAGAGTGTAGTGGTCTTTGTTCAAACTCTGTTAATTGGATAGCTAGGAATTTTCCGGGGTTGGATTCATCGGGATGTGGTGCTTTCGAAATTAGCAATATCAGCTTTGTTTCACTTAACGCTGTTGCGTTGATTTGTGGTAACAATAAACTCCGTTTTGACGTTGAGAAGGTTATAGAAAGGGAAAGTGTGGATCTACAAATGGAAATAGAAGGCATGGATGAAGCAAACAATGGGTTTGGCATGTTTAGCGAAATGTCCAATGACTTTAGGTGGAGAGTAAATGCTATGAAATCGGGTTCTGGTTCTGGTTCTGGTCCTGTCCTATTACTTCATTTTCCCTTGTATCGGTCGGGGAAGACCCATATAGCAGAAGGTAGTACTTTCAAGTCTATCATTGATCCATCGGGCAAAGTTCCAGCTTCAGCACAGGGCGA AGGCTTTTCTGGGACCGGCCCTTATGATCTATCGCAGACTGTCCCACCAAATGCTACTGAATACATTTTTCATGCTCTTAAACCCAG GATTATTTTTAGTGCTCACACACAAGAATTTAGTGACCACACTCACTCAGATGGGACTCGAGAGGTAACAATTCCAGCCATGACATGGAAAGTGAGGGATGATCCAGGTTTTATTGTTGCAACCTTCCAAAGGAACAAAAGTGCAGTAAGTGTCACCTATTGCTCTGTTGCTAGGGAATCTCATATATTAATAGCCTATACTGTTGCTCTGGTTCTATTTCTATTCTTTATTATTGTATCAAATACACTAGAACCAAAAGGTTTAAGTTGA
- the LOC108462268 gene encoding uncharacterized protein LOC108462268 isoform X3 has protein sequence MMAAAAWRSLLPVIMISIFMVYEEWVSFPSCKLLPSTTYSPDKHVENVDDSLEDLKVMMVANLLLLGSEAGFVNLYFRDYYMSKFFEKSFQSLNPDMLLVLGDVSAKGSELSRTKWLSVLHQFDNMLGPFLDLPLHVILGDRDVGECSGLCSNSVNWIARNFPGLDSSGCGAFEISNISFVSLNAVALICGNNKLRFDVEKVIERESVDLQMEIEGMDEANNGFGMFSEMSNDFRWRVNAMKSGSGSGSGPVLLLHFPLYRSGKTHIAEGSTFKSIIDPSGKVPASAQGEGFSGTGPYDLSQTVPPNATEYIFHALKPRIIFSAHTQEFSDHTHSDGTREVTIPAMTWKVRDDPGFIVATFQRNKSAEDPN, from the exons ATGATGGCAGCAGCTGCTTGGAGGTCTTTATTGCCTGTAATAATGATCTCTATTTTCATGGTATACGAAGAGTGGGTCTCCTTCCCTTCTTGCAAACTCCTCCCAAGCACCACCTACAGTCCCGACAAACATGTCGAGAACGTAGATGATTCGCTGGAGGATCTTAAGGTTATGATGGTTGCCAACTTGCTCTTGCTTGGCTCCGAAGCTGGTTTTGTCAACCTCTATTTCAGAGACTATTACATGTCCAAGTTTTTCGAG AAATCTTTTCAGAGTTTGAACCCTGATATGCTACTAGTCTTAGGTGATGTTTCTGCGAAAGGGTCAGAGTTGTCAAGAACTAAATGGTTATCGGTGCTACATCAGTTTGATAACATGTTGGGTCCATTTCTTGATCTCCCTTTACATGTTATTCTTGGTGATAGGGATGTTGGAGAGTGTAGTGGTCTTTGTTCAAACTCTGTTAATTGGATAGCTAGGAATTTTCCGGGGTTGGATTCATCGGGATGTGGTGCTTTCGAAATTAGCAATATCAGCTTTGTTTCACTTAACGCTGTTGCGTTGATTTGTGGTAACAATAAACTCCGTTTTGACGTTGAGAAGGTTATAGAAAGGGAAAGTGTGGATCTACAAATGGAAATAGAAGGCATGGATGAAGCAAACAATGGGTTTGGCATGTTTAGCGAAATGTCCAATGACTTTAGGTGGAGAGTAAATGCTATGAAATCGGGTTCTGGTTCTGGTTCTGGTCCTGTCCTATTACTTCATTTTCCCTTGTATCGGTCGGGGAAGACCCATATAGCAGAAGGTAGTACTTTCAAGTCTATCATTGATCCATCGGGCAAAGTTCCAGCTTCAGCACAGGGCGA AGGCTTTTCTGGGACCGGCCCTTATGATCTATCGCAGACTGTCCCACCAAATGCTACTGAATACATTTTTCATGCTCTTAAACCCAG GATTATTTTTAGTGCTCACACACAAGAATTTAGTGACCACACTCACTCAGATGGGACTCGAGAGGTAACAATTCCAGCCATGACATGGAAAGTGAGGGATGATCCAGGTTTTATTGTTGCAACCTTCCAAAGGAACAAAAGTGCA